Proteins from a single region of Cydia pomonella isolate Wapato2018A chromosome 13, ilCydPomo1, whole genome shotgun sequence:
- the LOC133524568 gene encoding trypsin beta-like translates to MPDRSSKPIKAVVSTYRDSIRDGAAESAESGVRGRGSLGWRGTAGAVHGGAGAALARAVGSRRSTAGGRSAAAAARPPARLGLPPMPATQHARAIKAARCESHAVSELSGDQLRVASLRNTTNGQHLCGATLLTQEVASTAAHCVHGTGYLLQLNNFCGDPPHATVLEIFTHELYDKKPAPLTTLISCANCIAEWRTFQLLSHFWYSRAHDIALLRVERLDLPGLNGNVLPEHSFGAGGECKVYGYGVKDVSTYELSEALLAASVRIVPLDECTQSLGSYMAPDFDSGMICAVGNGVDTCEGDSGGPLMCQGLVEGVSSHGLGCAAPGVPAVYTSIRAHLAWIKQVIQNWDTHTQEEDTIITRS, encoded by the exons atgccagatcggtcgtcgaaACCCATTAAAGCAG TCGTTAGTACATACCGTGATAGTATCAGAGATGGCGCTGCAGAAAGCGCCGAATCCGGAGTGCGCGGGCGGGGGAGTCTGGGGTGGCGTGGAACCGCCGGCGCGGTCCATGGCGGCGCGGGAGCGGCGCTAGCGCGCGCGGTCGGCTCACGGCGGAGCACTGCCGGCGGGCGGTCCGCTGCCGCTGCCGCGCGGCCGCCCGCCCGCCTAGGGCTGCCACCGATGCCAGCGACGCAGCACGCGCGGGCGATAAAGGCGGCCAGGTGCGAGTCACACGCTGTCAGCGAGTTATCTG GTGATCAACTGCGTGTAGCATCTCTCCGCAATACAACCAACGGGCAGCATCTATGTGGAGCAACGCTGCTCACTCAG GAGGTTGCCAGCACTGCCGCGCACTGCGTCCATGGCACGGGCTACCTTCTTCAGCTGAACAATTTCTGCGGCGACCCGCCGCATGCGACAGTCTTAGAAATATTTACGCACGAGCTTTATGACAA AAAACCAGCGCCGTTGACAACCCTAATAAGTTGTGCCAACTGCATTGCTGAGTGGAGAACATTTCAGCTTCTTTCACATTTTTG GTATTCACGTGCTCACGATATTGCTTTGCTTCGAGTAGAGCGACTAGATTTGCCAGGACTTAATGGAAACGTGCTGCCTGAGCATTCGTTTGGCGCTggag GCGAATGTAAAGTATACGGCTACGGTGTTAAAGACGTGTCCACGTACGAACTGTCCGAGGCTCTATTGGCAGCCAGCGTGAGGATAGTTCCCCTGGACGAATGCACACAATCTCTGGGGTCCTACATGGCTCCCGATTTTGACAGCGGAATGATATGCGCTGTAGGGAACGGCGTCGATACTTGTGAA GGTGACTCCGGCGGTCCCCTGATGTGCCAAGGTCTAGTGGAGGGCGTCAGCAGCCACGGGCTCGGCTGCGCCGCCCCGGGGGTGCCCGCGGTCTACACCAGTATTAGGGCACACTTGGCTTGGATAAAGCAAGTAATACAGAACTGGGACACACATACACAGGAAGAGGACACAATTATAACAAGAAGCTAG
- the LOC133524247 gene encoding cytoplasmic phosphatidylinositol transfer protein 1-like, giving the protein MVLTKEYRISMPMTVEEYRIGQLYMIARHSFEQSSNGEGVEVVANEQVNDEVNGPGQYTEKRIHLSSHLPYWIQSMTPKIFYITEKAWNYYPFTITEYTCSFIPKFSISIQTRYEDNNGTTENCLGLTDEELGSREVDFLDIAYDEIKPHHYKEAEDPKFFNSEKTGRGPLVEGWRDTQQPIMCCYKVVHVKFEVWGLQTRVEEYVHGAIREILLLGHRQAFAWMDDWYNMTIDDVRAYEKEMQAKTNSKLKAEEATPATPSDPKKSPSSKPQTPKTPQSASSTPTEPRSWFTWS; this is encoded by the exons ATGGTTCTCACAAAAGAATACAGAATATCCATGCCTATGACGGTCGAAGAG TATCGTATTGGTCAGCTGTACATGATAGCGCGGCACAGTTTTGAACAGTCCAGCAATGGGGAGGGTGTGGAAGTGGTGGCAAATGAACAAGTGAATGACGAGGTCAATGGCCCGGGCCAGTATACTGAAAAGAGGATCCACTTATCAAG CCATCTGCCCTACTGGATACAGTCAATGactccaaaaatattttacatcacAGAAAAGGCTTGGAACTACTACCCCTTCACCATAACTG AATACACA TGCTCTTTTATCCCAAAATTCTCCATATCAATACAAACAAGATATGAAGATAACAATGGAACAACAGAAAAT TGTCTTGGTTTGACTGACGAGGAACTAGGCAGTCGGGAAGTAGATTTCCTGGACATTGCTTATGATGAGATCAAGCCACATCATTATAAAGAGGCAGAGGACCCCAAGTTCTTCAACTCTGAGAAGACAG GGCGCGGGCCATTGGTGGAGGGCTGGCGGGACACTCAGCAGCCCATCATGTGCTGCTATAAGGTCGTGCACGTCAAGTTCGAGGTGTGGGGCCTGCAGACGCGGGTCGAGGAATATGTGCATGGT GCGATACGTGAGATTCTCTTGTTGGGACACCGACAAGCGTTTGCGTGGATGGACGATTGGTACAACATGACTATTGATGACGTTCGAGCTTATGAGAAAGAAATGCAAGCTAAAACTAATAGTAAG CTGAAAGCTGAAGAAGCGACACCTGCGACGCCGTCAGACCCCAAGAAGTCGCCATCTTCCAAACCTCAAACGCCGAAGACCCCGCAGAGCGCGAGCTCCACGCCGACAGAACCCCGGTCTTGGTTTACTTGGTCTTAa
- the LOC133524238 gene encoding trafficking protein particle complex subunit 13-like — protein MDPKDTSEHLVALKVMRLTKPALISPEIVTCDSKDLPGNIFNNFLKDDATAVTQMETLAAGQFLLLPQSFGNIYLGETFSCYVCVHNETNQPVQSVSIKADLQTNSQRIPLTTQQSQTPSMLDVDDTLSDVIHHEVKDLGTHILVCEVTYMSNYNTLASFRKFFKFEVMKPLDVKTKFYNAESDDVYLEAQVQNITSGPITLDQVSLESSQQFTVKSLNEDENGDSVFGDVTLLQPQESCQYLYCLTPKENIANEIKLLALAKNIGKLDIVWRSNMGEKGRLQTSQLQRVTPDYGDIRLTYESLPSKVAVDEPFDFKCKIVNASDRTLELILKLRSSTDSSLLWCGISNRKLGPLEPGKAVLVDLTVLPMNTGLHNITGVALVDLFLKRTYNYDDLATVFVF, from the coding sequence atggATCCTAAAGATACTAGTGAACATTTGGTAGCCTTAAAAGTGATGAGGCTCACAAAACCAGCTCTGATAAGTCCGGAAATCGTAACGTGTGATTCCAAAGATTTGCCAGGTAACATATTCAACAATTTCCTCAAGGATGATGCTACTGCAGTAACTCAAATGGAGACACTGGCAGCTGGTCAATTCCTATTGTTACCGCAGAGTTTCGGTAACATTTATTTAGGTGAAACATTTTCATGTTATGTTTGTGTTCATAATGAAACCAATCAACCTGTTCAAAGTGTCTCAATTAAGGCAGATCTTCAGACAAACTCTCAAAGGATACCTCTCACAACCCAACAAAGTCAGACCCCCTCAATGCTTGATGTAGACGACACACTTAGTGACGTTATACACCATGAAGTCAAGGATTTGGGCACACACATCCTAGTTTGTGAAGTAACCTACATGTCAAATTACAACACCCTAGCCTCATTTAGAAAGTTCTTCAAGTTTGAAGTAATGAAACCACTTGATGTCAAGACCAAGTTTTACAATGCTGAATCAGATGATGTTTACCTAGAAGCTCAAGTTCAGAACATCACATCTGGGCCCATCACTCTTGATCAAGTCTCACTGGAGAGCTCACAGCAATTCACCGTAAAATCCTTGAATGAGGATGAAAATGGAGATTCTGTATTTGGTGATGTTACGTTATTACAACCTCAAGAAAGTTGTCAATACTTGTATTGCCTGACCCCGAAGGAAAACATTGCTAATGAAATAAAGCTTTTGGCTTTAGCAAAGAACATTGGCAAACTAGacattgtatggagatcaaacatGGGAGAGAAAGGAAGATTGCAAACTAGTCAACTTCAAAGAGTTACTCCTGATTATGGGGACATAAGGTTAACTTACGAAAGCTTGCCAAGCAAAGTTGCAGTTGATGAGccttttgattttaaatgtaaGATAGTCAATGCCAGTGATAGGACATTAGAGCTGATTCTGAAGTTGCGGTCCAGTACCGACTCAAGTCTGCTGTGGTGTGGTATTTCTAACCGGAAACTGGGCCCACTGGAACCAGGCAAGGCAGTGCTGGTGGACCTCACTGTGCTGCCCATGAATACCGGCTTGCACAACATCACTGGAGTAGCTTTAGTAGATTTATTCTTGAAAAGAACATATAATTATGATGATTTGGCaactgtatttgtattttaa